The sequence TGTTCCTGAAAGGCTCCATTACTGCATCTGCAGGAATGCCCCCCTTGAGCATCCAATTGGTTCCTGCATGAACACCTCCCGTCAAGCACGACATCTTCATGCTTGTAACACTTTTGAATGTGggtcaaaagggaaataaaagtaTTAACCAGTAGACTGTCATTCGCTCCCACCTGCCAAACACCTGTCCCCACCTTTGTTAACAGAACTGCGGGAAAACAGGTggcgaaggacactgtctactgGAGGCTGGGGCGACACCAtatgctagctaactagctagctagttagcaacaCTTTGTGCTAGCTTTTAGTTAGTTAGTACACGGTGTCGCCCACACCTCCCGTCTGCTGCATACCGGAGAAAACTATGCCCGACAGGCGGgggcgaaggacactgtctaccggtcGCCCCCGCCTGCTGTGCTAGCAGGCGGGGGCTAGAGCGACATTGTGTggtagttaactagctagcttgctagtcaGGGACACCGTGTGCTAGCAAAATATGAACAAAAGCATGAGATGAGCTATAAAACTGGGGGGGATCCTGCCCCATAACAAaaaagtgtagaattgcaggaaattagctttaaaactgaaacATTTTCTCTAAATctaatgacaaaatgtgtagaataccattataaaactgcacattttcctcTGCACTATGtcaaaatgtgttgaaatgcaggAATTTAGTGAAAAAATAAGCAATCATCTGTTACTTTTATTCAGTGTGATCATGCAACAATGAAATGTAAAACAATGCAATCATAACATTACAACATCATAGGACTGCATAAAACACCCAACAGCGAAGAATTATTTTTGTCTAGGCCTATAAGCTACTCTATTGGATAGTTGTTTGTAAAACGTTGCCGCCAAATTTCATGCCTGtggtcattctctctttctctctctctgtttctttgtctttgtcaacccctctctctctcctactctttgGCAGTTATTGGCTGCAGCTTCAAGTCTTCAGCTGCAGGGTCAGGTGTTGGGTTGGTGTTCGAATCCCGCCTGCTCCTCCTACTCCTGAACACCTCCCTGACCCTCTGTCTGAATGCCTTGGAGAAGTAGTAGTAGAGCACGGGGTCCAGGCAGAGGTGCAGCACCACCAGCAGTAATGTGGACTCCTTGGCCAGGAAGAGGTGCCTCTTGGTCTGGCAGTCTGGAGTGATGACCTCAGTCTGGGTTAGCGTATAGGGCGTCCGTACCACGTGGTACGGCACGAAGCACACCACGTACGCTGCCGTCACCGCCATAACATTGACGGTGGCATGGCGAGCAGGGCGCCACTGTTCAGGGTCATTCCTGCTCGCCAGCAGCCTCTTTAGCACCAGACCGTTGGAGACGAGGACGGCCGTGGACGCGTTGAGGAACAGGATGGTACAGAGGAAGACTGCAAGGCCGTGCCAGTGGAGTCCCACCTCCTGCTTCAGCTTGGAGCAGCTCAGGAACTCCCTCTCTTGGATGTCCTGGATGGGCAGGGCCATGTTGGGCACCATGATGAGGAGCACAAGTAGCCACACCACCACTGACATCAGCCTGGCGAAGCCCACTTCCTGTATACGGAACAGTCTGGAGCTCTGGCtggtcaatcaatcaatacatcaatcaatcactGTTTAAGGTGCCTCTCATTCTAGCAAAACATTTGACCAAAAAAAAGCTAATAATCTTACACAATAATTAACAATAGTACAACATTAAAATATGTTCAAAAGACCATAATAATACCTGATCTGCATGTAGCAGTCAATGCTGACGAAGGTGAGGAAGAAGATGGACGCATATATGCTGATGTAGACTACCACGGCGCTCACCTGGCAGTGGAAGACCATGAGGCCCCAGGGTGCCACACCCAGGTCTTTGGCCACCTTGAAGGGCAGGGCCAGGGTGAGCAGGAGGTCAGCGGTCAGGAGATTGATCAGGTAGACATTGATGCTCTTCTTGGCGTTGTAGCTGTGTACGAACACCCACAGAGCCACCAGGTTGGCAGCCATGCTGGTGAGAAAGACCAGGATGTAGAGCACGCTAAAAGGCTCCATCTGGTCATTGACGACGCACTGAGGGAGGATGTCATCGGTGGAGTTTGTGGGAAGCGTCATCATCAATTGGGGAGTAGATAGTCTAACACAACATGCACCTTTTGACTGACAAAAGAAAAATCCCCATGTGGTTAGGCCATTCAAATTAGATCAGTTTAGAAAACTGAGGCGAGCCAGCAAAACATTAAAAAGTGTACTGCAGCGATCTTCGTAACACCTATCaaccttgtttaaaaaaaatgagaAGCTTACTTTAAATGTCACTCTTCCGTTGTGTCTGTTTGTTGGTTTTCAGCTGAGTCACCGACGTCACCGTCTGTTTAAAATCAGACATTACAGGAAGTGGTGAACACTATGAGTTTCATGTTCAACTTCTTTAGCGTATACACCCAGACTACACATCCTAGAGAGTCAGTGACCGGTAGAAGGAAGCCCAAAAATTATTTCCATTCAGAATCTCACCAATTTATAGTTTGAAAAACAGTctatccatttttttattttttatcccatTATACCCAAAGAATACGTTTGCTTGACAGTATCTCACCAGTTGTCCAGTAGATTGAAACAATCCTATTTTTGGTTGAAATGTCCTATTTGACACGCCTATTTAGCATTAGAAACTGAGATATAATCTAACGCTTTAAAAGAGGATGCACTTTAATTGCATATTTAATATTTAGGTTTATTATTTGCTACAATATTATTTTGGCATTCTGTATGTTGGACTTCCTCTTGTAAAAGCCTTCCTCAtaccacacaaaaacaaaaagCTTTTAGCTA comes from Salmo salar chromosome ssa20, Ssal_v3.1, whole genome shotgun sequence and encodes:
- the gpr171 gene encoding probable G-protein coupled receptor 171 isoform X2, yielding MMTLPTNSTDDILPQCVVNDQMEPFSVLYILVFLTSMAANLVALWVFVHSYNAKKSINVYLINLLTADLLLTLALPFKVAKDLGVAPWGLMVFHCQVSAVVVYISIYASIFFLTFVSIDCYMQISQSSRLFRIQEVGFARLMSVVVWLLVLLIMVPNMALPIQDIQEREFLSCSKLKQEVGLHWHGLAVFLCTILFLNASTAVLVSNGLVLKRLLASRNDPEQWRPARHATVNVMAVTAAYVVCFVPYHVVRTPYTLTQTEVITPDCQTKRHLFLAKESTLLLVVLHLCLDPVLYYYFSKAFRQRVREVFRSRRSRRDSNTNPTPDPAAEDLKLQPITAKE